TTAACCGCCCGATTGCACGGTTATAAGTTAGTTTAAATTAATCCCAAAAACGTGGTCCACCTAAATGCCCAACTTCGCACCCCTCTCTCCGGTCTTATGTAATCCCAAAAACGTTTCATATGTAAAATAGCCCCAAAAGGGCTTAAGCCCGAAGACCTCCGCGGGGAACTTTTATCTCTTCAAGCCCAAATCACATATGTTCATTTGATTAAAACAAGAGTATTATTAGCACCAagaattccttgcatttgcAAGCTAAAACCAAATAAGGAAATATCAAAAAGAATGATGCACTAATATGAGCCCAACCAATCAAATCTTGACACTCCAAGCTTTCCAACACCAAAAGTTTGTAGTTCGAGCTCACCACTTTAGTGTTCTTGCATGTGCATTCTAATCTTGTAATAACAGTCTTGTATCTTTTGATGTGAGTCAACTTCATAAGTGGGCAAGTGTTAATTATGTGAAGTGTTACAAGTCAATTTGGAATTGGAGAAAACGAAAGCCCAGATGATGGGAGATGGGCTTTCGAAGTGTGGTTAActtgttttctttcttttattctTAACAGTGATAATTTGTTATTTGGGGGATTAAGTACTTGTTGTTGTGTCATTTTCTGACCCGGTACAATGAAAGCCGAATTCACTGGATCTTGTATTAGGCTCAtgacaaaatttgaaataaccCCCAACACCTCATACACTACCTCCTCCATCCCCAAAACTTGACAAAAGTATgacattttattttgtttttagttaaaaattaatgtttttaaaaaattataaaactagacGGTAAATTTTTAAGtgcacggagggagtataacatttaattattaatatattagttttagAAAATTCTATAAGGATgatcaaatttcaaaactatAATTGGTCTAGGACATTATAATGATTAATGGTTAAATTGATCATGATtaatatagatttttttattttattttaggtgTATGCTTTTTGATTTAAAGTGATTATAATAGCCTCCGGTAAAGCATATTGCATATAGAACcgtcttttttttatattttttcatcattctaaattttgcaaaaCAATAGAAGTGAtctcacaaaatttaaaaatatataggtgtttttgCTTGATGCCCGCCTAAAGCTCGAATCATAGATCCGCCCTTGATATAACAAAACTAATGGCAAATTGGCAGTacacatatcacataaaaataaaaaaaaattagatcacATTGTTAGATGGTATGAATACAACAAGGTGCCGAATTGCAAACTTCATGTACACAGCTGCATTTAACTTAAAATATactgttttgttttataaaatatttgatttttattatatactttttaaatattttgattatctaattaaaaaaatattatttttaatttttcttataaattatatgagtTATGAACTATTTCAAAATTtgattcaaataatatttttcattatataatcaaaacaaacaactcacaaaacaaaacataatgaataaatgatataatattacttaaatACTAAACTTAACCGAAAAGAGAAAAACATAAACAACACAAGAAGCAGCAGCAAAGCGTGAGTGGGGACTGGGGAATGGGGATGTTAATGGAAGATGCAGCAGCAGCTAGTAGGAGTTGAGTTATTACAAGACATTTAACTCAGTTGTCaagtacaaaaacaaaaaccaaaGAACATAGAATGGATAACAATGTAACACCCATAGTGAACGAGAATTGTTTCTCAGCTCCAAACCCTTCCTCGTACACCTTGTCTGAGATTTGGcccccttcttcttcttcttcacttcCAAACCCTAGTAACCATAATAATAATCTCGCAGCCCAATTGGCTGCTGACGTCACCACCACTTCTAATGACGACAAGTCCTCTCTTACACATCATAGCCGTGGCAACAACAAGCGCCTTAAGGACAGAACTGAGGTGGGTCATGTTGTTTCTTCTTGTTTGTCAGTATGTTTGGTTACGTAATTGATTCTTGTTTTTGGTAGCTTGATTTATTGATTGCTTGACACGTGTTCTTGAAATTTTGATATTGAGTGAGTGTAGTGTTGATTGTTTTGCTTACAAGTTGAATAAGAAGGGCGCAATTGTGTGCGTTTAGGTTCTGATTGTTTTGTTCCGTTTTGATAAGATTATTGGTTCGTTTCGTGGGGAGGAATTGAACGAGGTAGGAAtgtaattgaaaataaaataattctgAATGCGAACTTTGGGAGCTAGTATGTTCGACCCTCATAGTGAAATTAAAGGAGAGGGGAAGATTTGTGGAGTATAATAGTTTAGAAAGAAATGAAGAAGTTCACAATATTTTTGTGCGAACTGTTATTCAATTTGGTAGATTTGAGCTCTTGTTTGGATTGGTAGGAAACAGAATGGAGggaagaatgaaaactacacaATAGTACATGCTGTAATCCATTTTCTCTTAGTTTCATAACCTTCAACTAAACAAAGGGTAAAAGATTTTAgaagttaaatatttttatgaaacgGCACTTTATAGCTGAAAAAAGTTTAGATGAAGGAATAAAGAAGGAACAAGTAGAAAAAATAACAGATTTATATTGATTTGCCTTTTTTTAGGTTCATTAGGATTCTTATTGGTTGGAACTTCCAGTTATCTTGGGAGAAACTTGATATCTTTATTTCCGTCTCAGCAAATCCTCTCATGATGTTTCTATTTCTGTCCTGCTAGTTCCATGTCAAATTCTATATTTTGTCTTGtttattagattttttattAGTTGATATGCATCTGTGTCTTTTCTACATAGCTTAGATCACTATGTTCAGTTTCTGCTGTAAGTAATATGCACATCAGGAGTTCGATACATGCACTGCTGCACTTTTAGGTGATtacaatattttcaagaaaagtgAAATGATATCTTATTCATTTCTGGCCAGAAAGATTCAAATAGTAAGCGATCGAAAGTGGTAGAATCTGAGCAGGAAAATTGTGGTACGAGGACTCAAGTGGAAGCAAGTTCGGATTCAGGCACCAAGCCAACTGAGCCAGTTAAAGACTATATCCACGTGAGAGCGAGGAGGGGTCAAGCTACTGATAGCCATAGTTTGGCCGAAAGAGTACTTTTCCTTTTAACTCAATGAAtcataattaattcataattaatttgttttctttttgtgtGCCTAATTTTGCTTTAATTTCTGACTGGGTAGGCGAGGAGAGAGAAAATCAGTGAGAGGATGAAGATTCTGCAAGATTTGGTCCCTGGATGTAACAAGGTTAGGCCTTGTCCATTACTAGCAAActgtattaaatttttatttttaaatttgtcaacAAAAACTACTGATAAATTACACTTCCATCATTTTACAAGGTTATTGGAAAAGCACTCGTGCTTGATGAGATAATTAATTACATTCAGTCACTGCAGCATCAAGTTGaggtatttatatatttctagcATATGACACTACCATCATGGAAAACTGTTATATATAATCAAGGCTTTGTGAATTGGATATTGTAGTTCCTTTCTATGAAGCTTGAAGCAGTAAATTCAAGAATAGAGCCAACAATTGAAGGATTTCCTCTAAAAAATGTAAGTTATGTCACTGTTTATATTATGCAAGGCTATCAAGATAGTGTGATGAATACAATATTGGTTTCTGTATTGTTTATGATGGTTTTACTGTATATTTAGATTGCAAATTTTTGAAGACTGAATACTTCAAAAGAAGATAGAGCGCACTTCATAGTTGTCAAGGCGTCGCCTAGGtggaaaagttttaaaaatatagaggCGTCCAGCTTTGTTTTTAATAGGGCAGGTGAATTTGGCGGCGCCTAGGCATACACTAGGCAAATCAGGCATTCaactatatatatgttaaaattttaaatagacttTGCTTATTTTCATCATCAAgggaaaaaaattcatttaccATCAGAATTTGAACCAAGGTACTATTAACAacagtttaaaaatcaaacaaagaTTAGTAAAATCGATTTTTTACAATCAAATGAACTTATCTCACATTAGTACAGTTATTATTGAAAACCATTagaatttatgtatataatatgtaatatatatgccTATACACTGCTGAACGCCTTGACAAGTATGGAGCACTTTAAATACTATAGTAAATATTACTTCCATTGTCCATTATACCCTAATTCTACTCTGATATGTATTTTGCCTATTAATTAGTGGTATATATTAGTATAAAGACATTTTATTTGTTGCTGCATACAGGGTGTAAAGCCACTGAAAGATGGTTGTTTGTCAGTGTCAGGAGTTTATTGATTTTAAACTTGTTCCCTGTGTGTAGTCTCAGATAATCTCTGTGTTCCGTTTGATCGGGGACAACGGAATGCAAtagaaaattataatagaaattGAAGGAGAAACAATGGAGATAGAAGGGGGAGAGTGCAAAAAAAGGGAGTAACTTTGCTACGGTGGGATTTGCGAACAAAATGAGTAGAATTGAATATTCTTAAATTTATACAACGAAGGATGactaggaatggaatgaaaatcaTAAACACATACCAAAAAATAGTACAGATTTAGTTCAATTCCATAACCAAACACAGCAAAAGTCTATAACATATCGACATGCTTAAATCTACTTCAATTTGAGAAAACAGTGGAAGAATCAATTATCTCTTGTAACATTAAGCTGGACACTTGGTCCAGTTACCAGAACAGCACTTCTAAcgtaaaatatacataaaaaaacaaaaagaattgtTAAAAGTCGAATGCCCCTGCATTGCAACTTATTACACAAAAAAAGAGGTGCAGTTTACAAGTATGAAGGTTCAATGAAGTAAtttaacaaacaaaagaaattcCATGCAGTACTCTTATGTACAGTCTTCATAATGTGATCATCAAAATAATGTTTTTCTTTCGTATTCGATATACAAGATCGCTATCTCCGATTTTCTGGGTATTCTAGCCCCATTAAATCGCAGGTTTCCTTTTACGCATATACTGTTTGAAGGATATATAGcatattttgtaaaaaagaCATAGTTCTGATGCTGCCTTTTGAGTTTGGTTTGTaactacataatatatatatgcctGTTCAGCTTGGAACTCCTACACTGGATGAGACTGGATTGATATTTGCGTCGCAAACGCCAAGAGAATATGCTCATGGATCACAGCGTGATTGGCTGCATATGCAGGTTGGTGGTAGCATTGAGAAGCAACATAAGATCTAGTGCCTTTGACCATTTGTAGTTGGGCGCGTCTAGTGGCATAATTACCTAATCCTCCAGCACCATCCTATATCAGTGGGAAGTATCTGTTGCGGAGCTTTGTTTACTAGATCCTCCTCTCAACCCCAATTATATATGTAGTTGTAATACTGCACTTTAGCTCAAAAGACACTGTATTTATGGTAGTATTAGCATGCACCATCTAATAGGTATGTAAGCTTGCAGCAGGATAAATTTGTGGCTTCATGTAGTTGTATGTGTTCCATCTGATTGTAGCAAGAGATGTAATTCACTCCTTTGTACCAGTCCAGCCCATTTCTTATCTTTGATCAATGAGTTTTATGTATAACTGGAAAGTAGCAAAGGTGTTGAGTTGCAAAAGAGCCTGTTTGGCTGGACTTTTAAACCATTTTTGatgttaaagttgaaaaatgTCAGATAGGAAAGAAATGATTTAAAGATGGATGTTGGCAGGATGTCCATTTTAAATATACTCagtttatttttatgtaaacACCATAGAATATATTTCAATAAAGATCAAATGAATACACAAGAAGTTAACAAATcaagaaaattttattcaaagctACTTCCAGTGTATCTGAGTACCAAGTATTACTACAAGGGATAGACCTAATTAGGACAACAATGCATCTGTATATGTCCTTGTGTCTGTATGTTCTGTATCTGTGTCCATCCTTTTCTCTGTTTTTTCTTCATCAGTGTCTGTCCTATCTGTTTTATGTTTCTCCAGATGTTGAGTCATCTGTGCGAGGAGTTTGGTTCCTTCACTACCTCTGCAGTGTCATTGCAGCATGCTTTAAACATTCACTATCTGCTTCAATGGCTCTCAATCTCTCTGTTAAGGATGGCTTTATTCCCAATTTCTGCCGAACAAGAGATCCTTTTTTTCGACAGATAATTTGCAAAATCAGTGCTTTAAGGCGACGAGTTAGACAATCTACCTCTACTCTCATCTTCTGCCACAACCATGTCAGGAACATTACTCAAGGAACCAGCAGCCTCATCTGATGCCGACTGAATTTTGTCTTCTAGATTTGTTAACTTACCTAGCAGATAAGATTTGTCCCCCTCATTATCAAATGATGCTTCTGCAGTTCCCCCTCGGAGATCTCTTGATCTTTCAGTAGTGTGTTCATGTTCTCCATAGTGTCCACTAGGGCTTCCAAACTCGGACTTGAAACCAGATGGTGAAACAGACTGAGATTGCATATCTTGGTAGTCTTCATCGGCATCAACCTCACATTCCACACTACCTGCCTTCTTCAGTTCtccatatttttctttatagGTCTCGAGATCAGCCTCTAAGATCCtgatctctccctctctcttgaCAAGAATATCCTTCATAATTTGTACGGCTTCTTGGTCATATTCTGCCTGCTCCTCCATCATTCTCTGGTACTGCAGAGCCTCCATTTGCACAGCAGCTTTCTCCGCCTGCAACCTAGTGATCATGGCCATAGCATTGTTTGCTGCAATAGCAGAAGCACTTCTTTCTTCATCCAATTCCATGGATAACTCAACAAGGGACTTTCTATCTGCACGTACTTGTTTTTTCAAGCGATTCAAAGCCTCACTCTCTGGTTCGTTCATAGGATTTAGGTCAGTAGGCTCTGCAAACAAATCTTTCTCAAGTTGCACCCTTTTTGCAAGCCGGTTAGCCCACTTAGGAGTGCCTGCAGCTTGAGTTGCATCTGTTAGAGGGATCCCGAAAAATTTGTTTCCTTTAACGGTACTAGGTGTTCTGATAACATCTTCAGGCATATCCTCAGCATCTGGTAGGAATTGTTTCAGATCCTCTTTGATTTCTACATACCAGTATGATTCAGAAATATTTTAGTAGCTTAGCacattcatattatatatttcccTTCTTACAAAAACCATATTCAATTAGAGTGTCACGTTAATGTAAATAAAATGAGACAATTAACAGGATAATCTGTAGGCAATATGAAAgaataattataacaaaaatcttACGTTGCTGCTCTGTGTTGTTTCCAGTAGCATCTTCTTGAACCTCTGGTTCTGCATTTGTCGTAAACTTGAGCTCAGAGAACCTAGAAAGAGGCAATTCCAGGTTGCGCCCCTCCTCTTTCATAAGGGGAGGCACACGAGGAGAAGACGGAGTTGATGAAATAGTAGCAGCCTTCATGGAAGGATTCTTGACAAATTTCTTAGAACTTTTGTTACTTAAAGGCTCCCCACAACAAACACACCTGTTAATACTGCCTTTCTCAGCCAATTTAGCATCAACAAAGATTTTATGATCATCCTCTACAAATACATCAGCATCCTTGTGTAACATTCCAACCAGAGGCTTGGGATTATCCGTATCTGAATCTCTGTCAGTAGCAAACGAAAGAAGACACCCTTCGCACATATTCTTGATGTCAGAAATTTTGCGGTGGAAGTGACAATAAGCAAGGGATGAGACCGCCTTCTTGTGAGACTCACAGAAGGATTCATTATGGAACATATGGGAATCCTTATTCAAAAGTACATGATCTATCCGGGAACATAGCAAACAAGGGATTTGCAGATCGAAAAACCTGGCAAATTCATAACTAACAAACGCAAGGCCAGCCTCTACATAAAGCAAACATATGATAACCATTTCAAGGACAGCATAAATAATAAACTGAGGGATTTCTCCCAAATTATCCTCAACAAATTGCTTATACCCTGACGACATCCtacacaaacggatcaagaaaacCAGATACGTTAATTACTTTCGAGTGATCAAAATGCAGGAGGTATGAGAGAGATCATGACCAAAGAGAATCCAAGACCATGATCTATAGACTAAAGCTGCATCTCTATCACTCTGTACTTTCCTTGTCTCTGTACTTTCCTTGTCTGATTAGTGACCAACTGAAATGTTGTTGTAATAACAAGATTTCGAAACTCGAAACTGGTGATGAAAATGTTGGAATCTTGAAAAGTGTTGCATGCAAATTGTTTTGTTCAGAAATAGAGGGTGTGAACAAGATATGTGTGTCCTGAAGGAACGGTCAATCAGGTACTTTCAGCCAAACATTTgtttcttaactttttatttactgtaattttgtttttattgctGTAATTATGTTACTGTTACTTTTATTTAAGTTAACTATTGGAAATAGTATACCTACAATAAAAATGCTTCGTTTTTTCCCAAGTCTAAAGTCCCAACTCTTACTAGGGTAAAGTCCTCTGCATCAATATTAAGTACTATAATTTCAAAGGATTTTTTTGGTCCACCAAATTCATGTGCATTCAAATCAGATTTTAGAAATTATCGAAGTTTTaagatattcaattaaaatatgaaattatgttataaaagttggtaataattaattgatattttaaattagaatttgtGAAATCTCATTATGATCCATGAAATTTGAAACATTAAGCTCGAGTTCTAAATACTCTAATCAATTCTGttacattttatataaaatccgtctaaaatcaaaatcaaatacaattaattaaaatctatatatcaaatataatttattaaaactctattaaatttaaaagaaaaataccccttgtatttaaatttataatatatttattacttcgtttataatatattttataaaaatacatttttaaaatGCATCGCTagctttatattatttttgtgagCACACATATGGAACAAATCTTTGTATCCACTGTCCACAtcacatttaaatttaaaattaagaaaaatcttaaataataCTTTTGTCTGTATC
This genomic window from Daucus carota subsp. sativus chromosome 7, DH1 v3.0, whole genome shotgun sequence contains:
- the LOC108193655 gene encoding transcription factor bHLH79, which translates into the protein MDNNVTPIVNENCFSAPNPSSYTLSEIWPPSSSSSLPNPSNHNNNLAAQLAADVTTTSNDDKSSLTHHSRGNNKRLKDRTEKDSNSKRSKVVESEQENCGTRTQVEASSDSGTKPTEPVKDYIHVRARRGQATDSHSLAERARREKISERMKILQDLVPGCNKVIGKALVLDEIINYIQSLQHQVEFLSMKLEAVNSRIEPTIEGFPLKNLGTPTLDETGLIFASQTPREYAHGSQRDWLHMQVGGSIEKQHKI
- the LOC108193654 gene encoding probable myosin-binding protein 5, translating into MSSGYKQFVEDNLGEIPQFIIYAVLEMVIICLLYVEAGLAFVSYEFARFFDLQIPCLLCSRIDHVLLNKDSHMFHNESFCESHKKAVSSLAYCHFHRKISDIKNMCEGCLLSFATDRDSDTDNPKPLVGMLHKDADVFVEDDHKIFVDAKLAEKGSINRCVCCGEPLSNKSSKKFVKNPSMKAATISSTPSSPRVPPLMKEEGRNLELPLSRFSELKFTTNAEPEVQEDATGNNTEQQQIKEDLKQFLPDAEDMPEDVIRTPSTVKGNKFFGIPLTDATQAAGTPKWANRLAKRVQLEKDLFAEPTDLNPMNEPESEALNRLKKQVRADRKSLVELSMELDEERSASAIAANNAMAMITRLQAEKAAVQMEALQYQRMMEEQAEYDQEAVQIMKDILVKREGEIRILEADLETYKEKYGELKKAGSVECEVDADEDYQDMQSQSVSPSGFKSEFGSPSGHYGEHEHTTERSRDLRGGTAEASFDNEGDKSYLLGKLTNLEDKIQSASDEAAGSLSNVPDMVVAEDESRGRLSNSSP